A segment of the Daphnia pulex isolate KAP4 chromosome 10, ASM2113471v1 genome:
GAACACAAAATgatgtaagttttttttaaattaattctgtATTAACCGTTACGTCACAATGAGTTTCTTGGGAACTAGGGGTAATAACGTATATATAAGACACACATGACCTTGGTTTGCAATGACATTTTTACTAGATTAACTACgttaaacaaagcaaattCAAAGTGACTCAttttccctcctctttttaCTTGTCGTTCGACTTTCGTCgctcatttgtttttcattaaatttacCCGGGGGAAATGTTTCATCAGTTTCACAAAATCCTTCAGCTGGTAGACATGTTTGCACTGCACGTCTCTGAATATTTTACGAATTGGCAGCTGTAATAACTTGTAATCTTGTATTTGATGTAAACACGTACTCATAAGCTTATGTAGCAGACGTAGTGCTTGAAATTCTAAATttgagagaataaaagaaaatacagtAAGAACTGTAATCGCCTCGTGTCCAAAAAGTGAACGAAATTAATTCTTCTGCTGgtaagaaattatttaaaacaataaaatgcaTTCAAGTAAAGCTGTTTTCTCATAGGCCTAGTGGTACACTTGTCAACTAGAGTTATTGTCTGGACATGTCTGACTAGCTATCGGAAGCATCTCAGAAAATGGAAAGGCATGTaattgtcaaaaaagaaaaggtggacTCTTCAAATTCAGTctcttcaacaacaaccaaatttgCATCTAAACTCCAAGTTTCGATAAAACAGGAAATAGTCACATTATCCTCTGATGAAAGTGATGTCGATGATGGACACCAAAATGTTGGTGGCAGCAAACCTGCACAGTTAGAAAGACAAGTGATTGTTAAACATGAAAAGCCAGAAATCCCAGCTGCAGAAACTAAATCGAACGAAATGCCTTCGTTCAAAGTTCAACGCGTTCAGAAACATCCAGACCAGATAGTCGAAAACGCTTCACTGGCCAGTGTTTCACTTCCTGATGCCTGGTATAAGCTCGTCTTGCCTGAAGAAATCATCGACAGTGGAGCTCTATCAGCCGTACAACTGGAGCCCATCATCCATGCCTGTCAAAGGCATAAACATAGGCTGCCGGATGGATCTCGAGCTGGATTTCTTGTCGGAGATGGAACCGGAGTGGGCAAAGGCCGGATTGCAGCCGGAATTGTCGTGGAAAACTACAGTCAGAGACGTAAGAAATCTGTTTGGATCTCCGATTCAAACGACCTCAAATACGACGTGGAACGAGATTTTCACGACATTGGAGCCGAGTTCATCCCCGTCTGCTCCTTGAACCAATTAGACTCCAGTTCCAGGATATTGGATTGCGAGAAAGGTGTTCTATTCACCACTTATTCGGCATTAGTCGAACAAGTCCGATCGTCAATCGGAATATACCAGACGGGTCTGAAACAATTGTTGAAGTGGTGCGGAGTACATTTCGATGGCGTCATCATCCTGGACGAATGCCACCAAGTCAAGGACCAGTTTTACAGAGGTTCCAAGAGTGAATCTTTAATAGAATTGGCAATTTGCGATTTACAGAACGAGTTGCCAAACGCCAGGATCATTTACATTTGCGCCACCGGAGTTTCAGAGCCCCGGATTATGAGCTACATGAACCGTCTGGGACTCTGGGGTCGAGGGACTTCATTCAaaggtaattaaattttttatttgatgcaGTATATTCAAATTAATGTTTCGTCCTTGCAGGATCTAGAGCTTTCATCGATACATTTGAGTCTGCTGGTGTCATGGAAATAGTTGGAATGGAGATGAAACAAAGCGGAATGTTCATGGCCAGACAAATGTCTTTCAAAGACGTATCCTTTGAAGCTGTCGAGGCCTCTCTCACCTTGAAATTCATCAAAGTTTTCGACAATTCCGTCAAACTGTGGGATCAGTTACGTCAATCGCTTACCAAAGCGACAGAAATTGTGAATTCCACTCAAAATATGCGAAGACCTTTGTGGTCTCAATACTGGTTATCccataacaaatatttcaagtacCTGTCCATCTCTGCCAAAGTAATGCACGCCGTCAGAATAGCTAAAGAGGCGGtaaaaaacggaaaatgtgTCGTGATTGGAGTTCAATCGACTGGCGAAGCCTACACCTTGGAgcagatggaaaaagaaggtGGTGGACTGTCGGATTTTGTTTCGACCACCAAAAACATTCTGCTATCTCTTGTCAACAGGCACTTTCCTGTTTCCGGTTATTACGACGGAACCGTCGGAGGGAAACGGAAGCCTTACTACGAAGCcgatgggaaatttaaaaggCAGAAATCCGAGTCAAACGAATATTACGACGCATCCGATTTGGAGTCGGAAGGATGGAATGAAGATGCGGGAAATGACCGTGAAAGTTTGCCATCGATAAGAAATCAACTCTTTGCGCAAATCGAGAAGCTCGGGGCTGTACTTCCACGTAATTGGATGGATTATTTAATTAACGAATTGGGAGGCCCTCAAAATGTGGCCGAAATTTCGAATCGGGAAGGCCGTGTCGTCCAGAAAGACAACGGGCAGGTGAGTTCTACCTTAAAATTTAGTCTTTGTAAATTATCTAATGACTGATgacactttttaaattatgataGATCTTGTACGAATCTCGTTCAGAGTCAAATGTTTCTCTGGAGATGATCAATGTTCGTGAAAGGGAAAGATTTGTGGATGGAGAGAAAATTATTGCCATCGTATCTCGAGCTACTACCAACGGAATTTCACTTCACGTATATAGCTCATGTTAATTATGTGTGAATTaggtttaatttttaattttataggCTGATCGGCGTGTGATAAATCAACGCCGTCGTGTTTACATTTTAC
Coding sequences within it:
- the LOC124204327 gene encoding protein strawberry notch-like — its product is MERHVIVKKEKVDSSNSVSSTTTKFASKLQVSIKQEIVTLSSDESDVDDGHQNVGGSKPAQLERQVIVKHEKPEIPAAETKSNEMPSFKVQRVQKHPDQIVENASLASVSLPDAWYKLVLPEEIIDSGALSAVQLEPIIHACQRHKHRLPDGSRAGFLVGDGTGVGKGRIAAGIVVENYSQRRKKSVWISDSNDLKYDVERDFHDIGAEFIPVCSLNQLDSSSRILDCEKGVLFTTYSALVEQVRSSIGIYQTGLKQLLKWCGVHFDGVIILDECHQVKDQFYRGSKSESLIELAICDLQNELPNARIIYICATGVSEPRIMSYMNRLGLWGRGTSFKGSRAFIDTFESAGVMEIVGMEMKQSGMFMARQMSFKDVSFEAVEASLTLKFIKVFDNSVKLWDQLRQSLTKATEIVNSTQNMRRPLWSQYWLSHNKYFKYLSISAKVMHAVRIAKEAVKNGKCVVIGVQSTGEAYTLEQMEKEGGGLSDFVSTTKNILLSLVNRHFPVSGYYDGTVGGKRKPYYEADGKFKRQKSESNEYYDASDLESEGWNEDAGNDRESLPSIRNQLFAQIEKLGAVLPRNWMDYLINELGGPQNVAEISNREGRVVQKDNGQILYESRSESNVSLEMINVRERERFVDGEKIIAIVSRATTNGISLHADRRVINQRRRVYILLECPSSADLAIHQFGCVHRSNQVTAPEFIILFSELAGERRFASIVAKHLENFGATNSGDRHVIEPVDPSEFSIDDQHGWLALESTMRSILGYKEPVVPPPADYLGDFCKDISEALFSVGLIKKCALGTDWAPNAFPPPYNTHLPKFLNRILGVPVELQTRLYKYFTDTLSMTIHYAKTRSDFSAMGIVDIGEGKNIHRTKLQTFTTDIATGSAAKIELHRFEFDRGMSWETAQEKWNSITGANEGFYLSNEFLNGKCGVSLIEKSDIPVSADRCDQKEFLYKVFRPNTGLQVMPQSLTDRKKKLRKVTPVEARQYWDDIYFASQTDCYHSYWYGRCAKKAMGLECRKGLRLQTYNILCGPVLSIWKDVETIVLNANGTMQVACVHVGGKRTVGLIIPTICESSISNLLTKHCGRGKF